In a genomic window of Punica granatum isolate Tunisia-2019 chromosome 6, ASM765513v2, whole genome shotgun sequence:
- the LOC116212000 gene encoding DExH-box ATP-dependent RNA helicase DExH5, mitochondrial isoform X1, which yields MLVTSLLLLPPCRYQQAHFFSKKRTTRELSPPPRVVVLEMKDRPPPSNGGVYVPPHQRLRSVVTVPNYSSPAAAVPPVHTISRATRYDAVLNPRHSPQQQDNPQKQQQQPQQQSQLNTREYECSSEDGYDPEPDWSLPPGALPMDNVDEWKRKLAMLLRSKDKQELISREKKDKRDFEQIAALASKMGLYSQVYSKVVVFSKVPLPNYRFDLDDKRPQREVSLPLGLLRKVEAHIEDYLSHKPRFNETFGNSFSRSSSSGSIATDEGLFEQPEPLASSRSMMEKILKRRSLQLREQQQAWQESLQGKKMLEFRRSLPAYKERDALLTAISQNQVIIISGQTGCGKTTQIPQYILESEIDSGNGALCNIICTQPRRISAISVSERVASERGEKLGESVGYKVRLEGVKGKDTHLLFCTTGILLRRLLVDRNLKGVTHVIVDEIHERGMNEDFLLIVLKDLLPRRTELKLILMSATLDAELFSSYFGGAPIVRIPGFTYPVQTYFLEDILEMSGYKLTPYNQIDDYGQEKMWKMGKQAPRKRKSQIASAVEDALGAADFEDYSPQTRESLSCWNPDCIGFNLIEYILCHICENERPGAVLVFMTGWDDISSLKDKLQTHPVLGDPTRVLLLACHGSMATSEQRLIFDEPADGVRKIVLATNIAETSITINDVVFVLDCGKAKETSYDALNNTPCLLPSWISKVSAQQRRGRAGRVQPGECYHLYPRCVYDAFAEYQLPEILRTPLQSLCLQIKSLKLGSISEFLSRALQSPELLAVQNAIDYLKIIGALDENENLTLLGRYLSMLPVEPKLGKMLILGAILNCLDPILTIVAGLSVRDPFLTPFDKKDLAEAAKSQFSRDYSDHLALVRAYEGWKDAEINFGGYDYCWKNFLSVQSMKAIDALRKDFFSLLRDTGLPDGHTSTSTAWNRDEHLIRAIICYGLYPGICSVVNNEKSSSLKTMEDGQVLLYSNSVNARESQIPYPWLAFNEKIKVKSVFLRDSTAVSDSMVLLFGGSIVRGDMDGHLKMLGGYLEFFMNLSVVEMYETIKRLLDELIQDKLANPRMDIKGHHELFSAVRLLLAEDKSYGRFIFGRQALIPAKVSVASTTQPNLATSRTESGPGGDNSKSQLQTLVTRAGYAAPTYKTKQLRNGQFRATVEFNGMQIMGQACNNKKSAEKDAAAEALQWLMGGNQPGQGYINQMSMLLKKSKKDHH from the exons ATGCTCGTCACCTCTCTCCTTCTGCTACCTCCCTGCCGATATCAACAAGCCCATTTTTTCTCCAAGAAGAGGACGACCAGGGAACTGTCTCCACCTCCGAGAGTCGTCGTCCTCGAGATGAAGGACCGACCACCGCCGTCCAACGGCGGCGTCTACGTCCCGCCCCACCAGCGCCTCCGTTCCGTCGTCACCGTCCCTAATTACTCCTCCCCAGCTGCTGCCGTGCCCCCTGTCCACACTATATCCCGCGCCACCAGATACGACGCCGTGCTGAACCCTAGACACTCTCCTCAGCAACAGGACAACCcgcagaagcagcagcagcagccgcAGCAACAGTCCCAGCTCAACACGAGGGAGTATGAATGCTCCTCCGAGGACGGTTACGATCCTGAGCCCGACTGGTCGTTGCCTCCT GGAGCATTGCCCATGGATAATGTTGATGAGTGGAAACGGAAGTTAGCCATGCTTTTACGCAGTAAAGACAAACAAGAATTGATCTCGAGAGAGAAAAAGGATAAGCGTGATTTTGAGCAAATAGCAGCTTTGGCGAGCAAGATGGGGTTGTATAG TCAAGTTTATTCAAAAGTGGTGGTCTTCAGCAAGGTTCCTTTGCCTAACTACCGATTTGATTTGGATGATAAGCGTCCGCAGAGGGAG GTGAGCTTACCTCTTGGTCTTCTTAGAAAAGTTGAAGCCCATATAGAAGATTACCTCTCTCACAAGCCTAGATTCAACGAAACATTTGGGAACTCATTTTCAAGATCCAGCAGCAGTGGTAGCATTGCTACTGACGAAGGGCTTTTTGAGCAACCGGAACCACTTGCCTCCAGCAGATCCATGATGGAGAAAATTCTTAAGCGAAGAAGTTTACAGTTGAGAGAGCAACAGCAAGCCTGGCAG GAATCTCTGCAAGGTAAAAAGATGTTAGAATTTCGCAGAAGTCTCCCTGCTTATAAAGAGAGAGATGCGTTACTGACTGCCATTTCACAGAATCAG GTTATTATCATATCAGGTCAAACTGGCTGTGGCAAGACCACACAGATTCCTCAGTATATTTTGGAGTCGGAGATAGATTCTGGTAATGGAGCTCTTTGTAATATCATATGTACACAACCACGGAGAATATCTGCCATCTCTGTCTCTGAAAGAGTTGCTTCTGAGAGGGGAGAGAAATTGGGTGAATCT GTTGGATATAAAGTTCGTCTGGAGGGAGTGAAGGGAAAGGATACACACCTTCTGTTTTGCACCACGGGCATTTTGTTGAGGAGGCTGCTGGTTGATAGAAACTTGAAAGGTGTAACTCACGTGATCGTGGATGAGATTCATGAACGTGGAATGAACGAAG ATTTTCTGCTCATTGTCCTCAAAGATCTGCTTCCTCGTCGTACAGAATTGAAGTTGATTTTGATGAGTGCAACATTGGATGCAGAACTCTTTTCATCCTATTTTGGTGGGGCACCGATAGTTCGCATTCCG GGGTTTACCTACCCTGTTCAAACGTACTTTCTGGAGGATATACTGGAAATGTCAGGCTACAAATTGACCCCTTACAACCAAATAGATGATTATGGTCAAGAGAAAATGTGGAAAATGGGCAAGCAAGctccaagaaaaagaaagagtcaGATTGCTTCTGCAGTTGAg GATGCACTTGGAGCAGCAGATTTTGAGGATTATAGCCCCCAGACAAGAGAGTCTCTGTCATGTTGGAATCCTGACTGTATTGGTTTTAACCTAATAGAATATATCCTATGCCACATTTGTGAGAATGAAAGGCCTGGTGCTGTTCTAGTTTTCATGACTGGATGGGATGACATTAGTTCTCTGAAGGACAAACTTCAAACTCATCCAGTATTGGGAGACCCAACTCGAGTTTTGTTGCTTGCATGCCATGGTTCTATGGCCACTTCAGAGCAG AGGTTAATATTTGATGAGCCAGCGGATGGAGTGAGGAAAATAGTTCTAGCAACTAATATTGCTGAGACTAGTATAACCATCAACGATGTGGTCTTTGTACTTGACTGTGGAAAGGCAAAAGAGACGTCCTATGATGCCCTCAATAACACTCCTTGTTTGCTTCCTTCGTGGATTTCCAAGGTTTCTGCTCAACAG CGAAGAGGAAGAGCTGGCCGTGTTCAACCTGGAGAATGCTACCATCTTTATCCCAGATGTGTATATGATGCTTTTGCAGAATACCAATTGCCAGAAATTTTAAGGACACCTTTGCAATCCCTTTGCTTACAGATAAAAAGTTTAAAACTTGGTAGTATATCCGAGTTTCTGTCTAGGGCTCTGCAATCACCTGAATTACTTGCA GTCCAAAATGCTATTgactatttgaaaattattgggGCGCTAGATGAGAATGAGAACTTGACTCTTTTAG GGCGGTACTTGAGTATGCTCCCGGTGGAGCCCAAACTTGGGAAGATGCTGATATTAGGTGCCATCCTAAATTGTCTAgatccaatattgactattgTTGCTGGCCTTAGTGTTAGAGACCCTTTCTTAACACCATTCGATAAGAAGGAT TTAGCAGAAGCGGCAAAATCTCAGTTCTCACGTGATTATAGCGACCATCTTGCACTTGTTCGGGCCTATGAGGGCTGGAAGGATGCTGAAATCAACTTCGGTGGATATGATTACTGCTGGAAAAATTTCCTATCAGTACAATCAATGAAAGCTATTGATGCCCTTCGTAAAGATTTCTTCTCATTGCTCAGAGACACTGGTCTTCCTGATGGACACACGTCCACAAGCACTGCATGGAACCGTGATGAGCATCTAATCCGAGCAATTATTTGCTATGGGCTGTATCCTGGTATTTGCTCTGTTGTG AATAATGAGAAATCGTCTTCACTAAAGACTATGGAAGATGGCCAGGTGCTTCTATATTCG AACTCTGTAAATGCTCGTGAATCCCAAATCCCATATCCGTGGCTAGCCTTTAATGAGAAGATAAAAGTTAAATCAGTTTTCCTCCGGGATTCCACGGCTGTATCTGATTCAATGGTTCTGTTGTTTGGAGGCAGCATTGTTAGAGGAGATATG GATGGGCACCTAAAAATGCTTGGAGGCTACCTGGAATTCTTCATGAACCTTTCTGTGGTGGAAATGTATGAGACCATAAAGAGATTACTGGATGAGCTCATTCAGGATAAA CTGGCGAACCCTAGGATGGATATAAAGGGTCACCATGAGCTCTTTTCTGCAGTACGACTACTGCTTGCGGAGGACAAATCCTATGGTAGGTTCATTTTTGGCCGTCAGGCCTTAATCCCTGCCAAGGTATCGGTTGCATCGACAACACAGCCCAACCTGGCTACTTCGCGGACTGAGAGTGGCCCTGGGGGGGACAACTCAAAGAGCCAGCTGCAGACGCTAGTGACTCGGGCTGGGTACGCTGCCCCGACCTACAAGACGAAGCAGCTGAGGAATGGACAGTTCAGGGCCACAGTGGAGTTCAACGGGATGCAAATAATGGGGCAGGCCTGCAACAACAAGAAGAGTGCCGAGAAGGACGCGGCTGCTGAGGCCCTTCAGTGGCTCATGGGAGGAAACCAGCCTGGGCAAGGGTACATCAACCAAATGTCGATGCTGCTGAAGAAGAGCAAGAAGGATCACCATTGA
- the LOC116212000 gene encoding DExH-box ATP-dependent RNA helicase DExH5, mitochondrial isoform X2, translating into MISVRRGRKVEAHIEDYLSHKPRFNETFGNSFSRSSSSGSIATDEGLFEQPEPLASSRSMMEKILKRRSLQLREQQQAWQESLQGKKMLEFRRSLPAYKERDALLTAISQNQVIIISGQTGCGKTTQIPQYILESEIDSGNGALCNIICTQPRRISAISVSERVASERGEKLGESVGYKVRLEGVKGKDTHLLFCTTGILLRRLLVDRNLKGVTHVIVDEIHERGMNEDFLLIVLKDLLPRRTELKLILMSATLDAELFSSYFGGAPIVRIPGFTYPVQTYFLEDILEMSGYKLTPYNQIDDYGQEKMWKMGKQAPRKRKSQIASAVEDALGAADFEDYSPQTRESLSCWNPDCIGFNLIEYILCHICENERPGAVLVFMTGWDDISSLKDKLQTHPVLGDPTRVLLLACHGSMATSEQRLIFDEPADGVRKIVLATNIAETSITINDVVFVLDCGKAKETSYDALNNTPCLLPSWISKVSAQQRRGRAGRVQPGECYHLYPRCVYDAFAEYQLPEILRTPLQSLCLQIKSLKLGSISEFLSRALQSPELLAVQNAIDYLKIIGALDENENLTLLGRYLSMLPVEPKLGKMLILGAILNCLDPILTIVAGLSVRDPFLTPFDKKDLAEAAKSQFSRDYSDHLALVRAYEGWKDAEINFGGYDYCWKNFLSVQSMKAIDALRKDFFSLLRDTGLPDGHTSTSTAWNRDEHLIRAIICYGLYPGICSVVNNEKSSSLKTMEDGQVLLYSNSVNARESQIPYPWLAFNEKIKVKSVFLRDSTAVSDSMVLLFGGSIVRGDMDGHLKMLGGYLEFFMNLSVVEMYETIKRLLDELIQDKLANPRMDIKGHHELFSAVRLLLAEDKSYGRFIFGRQALIPAKVSVASTTQPNLATSRTESGPGGDNSKSQLQTLVTRAGYAAPTYKTKQLRNGQFRATVEFNGMQIMGQACNNKKSAEKDAAAEALQWLMGGNQPGQGYINQMSMLLKKSKKDHH; encoded by the exons ATGATAAGCGTCCGCAGAGGGAG AAAAGTTGAAGCCCATATAGAAGATTACCTCTCTCACAAGCCTAGATTCAACGAAACATTTGGGAACTCATTTTCAAGATCCAGCAGCAGTGGTAGCATTGCTACTGACGAAGGGCTTTTTGAGCAACCGGAACCACTTGCCTCCAGCAGATCCATGATGGAGAAAATTCTTAAGCGAAGAAGTTTACAGTTGAGAGAGCAACAGCAAGCCTGGCAG GAATCTCTGCAAGGTAAAAAGATGTTAGAATTTCGCAGAAGTCTCCCTGCTTATAAAGAGAGAGATGCGTTACTGACTGCCATTTCACAGAATCAG GTTATTATCATATCAGGTCAAACTGGCTGTGGCAAGACCACACAGATTCCTCAGTATATTTTGGAGTCGGAGATAGATTCTGGTAATGGAGCTCTTTGTAATATCATATGTACACAACCACGGAGAATATCTGCCATCTCTGTCTCTGAAAGAGTTGCTTCTGAGAGGGGAGAGAAATTGGGTGAATCT GTTGGATATAAAGTTCGTCTGGAGGGAGTGAAGGGAAAGGATACACACCTTCTGTTTTGCACCACGGGCATTTTGTTGAGGAGGCTGCTGGTTGATAGAAACTTGAAAGGTGTAACTCACGTGATCGTGGATGAGATTCATGAACGTGGAATGAACGAAG ATTTTCTGCTCATTGTCCTCAAAGATCTGCTTCCTCGTCGTACAGAATTGAAGTTGATTTTGATGAGTGCAACATTGGATGCAGAACTCTTTTCATCCTATTTTGGTGGGGCACCGATAGTTCGCATTCCG GGGTTTACCTACCCTGTTCAAACGTACTTTCTGGAGGATATACTGGAAATGTCAGGCTACAAATTGACCCCTTACAACCAAATAGATGATTATGGTCAAGAGAAAATGTGGAAAATGGGCAAGCAAGctccaagaaaaagaaagagtcaGATTGCTTCTGCAGTTGAg GATGCACTTGGAGCAGCAGATTTTGAGGATTATAGCCCCCAGACAAGAGAGTCTCTGTCATGTTGGAATCCTGACTGTATTGGTTTTAACCTAATAGAATATATCCTATGCCACATTTGTGAGAATGAAAGGCCTGGTGCTGTTCTAGTTTTCATGACTGGATGGGATGACATTAGTTCTCTGAAGGACAAACTTCAAACTCATCCAGTATTGGGAGACCCAACTCGAGTTTTGTTGCTTGCATGCCATGGTTCTATGGCCACTTCAGAGCAG AGGTTAATATTTGATGAGCCAGCGGATGGAGTGAGGAAAATAGTTCTAGCAACTAATATTGCTGAGACTAGTATAACCATCAACGATGTGGTCTTTGTACTTGACTGTGGAAAGGCAAAAGAGACGTCCTATGATGCCCTCAATAACACTCCTTGTTTGCTTCCTTCGTGGATTTCCAAGGTTTCTGCTCAACAG CGAAGAGGAAGAGCTGGCCGTGTTCAACCTGGAGAATGCTACCATCTTTATCCCAGATGTGTATATGATGCTTTTGCAGAATACCAATTGCCAGAAATTTTAAGGACACCTTTGCAATCCCTTTGCTTACAGATAAAAAGTTTAAAACTTGGTAGTATATCCGAGTTTCTGTCTAGGGCTCTGCAATCACCTGAATTACTTGCA GTCCAAAATGCTATTgactatttgaaaattattgggGCGCTAGATGAGAATGAGAACTTGACTCTTTTAG GGCGGTACTTGAGTATGCTCCCGGTGGAGCCCAAACTTGGGAAGATGCTGATATTAGGTGCCATCCTAAATTGTCTAgatccaatattgactattgTTGCTGGCCTTAGTGTTAGAGACCCTTTCTTAACACCATTCGATAAGAAGGAT TTAGCAGAAGCGGCAAAATCTCAGTTCTCACGTGATTATAGCGACCATCTTGCACTTGTTCGGGCCTATGAGGGCTGGAAGGATGCTGAAATCAACTTCGGTGGATATGATTACTGCTGGAAAAATTTCCTATCAGTACAATCAATGAAAGCTATTGATGCCCTTCGTAAAGATTTCTTCTCATTGCTCAGAGACACTGGTCTTCCTGATGGACACACGTCCACAAGCACTGCATGGAACCGTGATGAGCATCTAATCCGAGCAATTATTTGCTATGGGCTGTATCCTGGTATTTGCTCTGTTGTG AATAATGAGAAATCGTCTTCACTAAAGACTATGGAAGATGGCCAGGTGCTTCTATATTCG AACTCTGTAAATGCTCGTGAATCCCAAATCCCATATCCGTGGCTAGCCTTTAATGAGAAGATAAAAGTTAAATCAGTTTTCCTCCGGGATTCCACGGCTGTATCTGATTCAATGGTTCTGTTGTTTGGAGGCAGCATTGTTAGAGGAGATATG GATGGGCACCTAAAAATGCTTGGAGGCTACCTGGAATTCTTCATGAACCTTTCTGTGGTGGAAATGTATGAGACCATAAAGAGATTACTGGATGAGCTCATTCAGGATAAA CTGGCGAACCCTAGGATGGATATAAAGGGTCACCATGAGCTCTTTTCTGCAGTACGACTACTGCTTGCGGAGGACAAATCCTATGGTAGGTTCATTTTTGGCCGTCAGGCCTTAATCCCTGCCAAGGTATCGGTTGCATCGACAACACAGCCCAACCTGGCTACTTCGCGGACTGAGAGTGGCCCTGGGGGGGACAACTCAAAGAGCCAGCTGCAGACGCTAGTGACTCGGGCTGGGTACGCTGCCCCGACCTACAAGACGAAGCAGCTGAGGAATGGACAGTTCAGGGCCACAGTGGAGTTCAACGGGATGCAAATAATGGGGCAGGCCTGCAACAACAAGAAGAGTGCCGAGAAGGACGCGGCTGCTGAGGCCCTTCAGTGGCTCATGGGAGGAAACCAGCCTGGGCAAGGGTACATCAACCAAATGTCGATGCTGCTGAAGAAGAGCAAGAAGGATCACCATTGA
- the LOC116212001 gene encoding fructose-bisphosphate aldolase 3, chloroplastic produces the protein MACASFAKLNASSSQWIGQQSFSQRHARTSAPCRVSLPIRAAAGYTDELVHTAKTIASPGRGILAIDESNATCGKRLASIGLDNTETNRQAYRQLLLTTPGLGEYISGAILFEETLYQSTTDGKKFVDCLKEQKIVPGIKVDKGLVPLPGSNNESWCQGLDGLASRSAEYYKQGARFAKWRTVVSIPCGPSALAVKEAAWGLARYAAISQDNGLVPIVEPEILLDGDHPIERTLEVAEKVWSEVFLYLAENNVLFEGILLKPSMVTPGAEHKEKASPETIAKYTLTMLRRRVPPAVPGIMFLSGGQSEAEATLNLNAMNQSPNPWHVSFSYARALQNTVLKTWQGQPENIEPAQKALLVRAKANSLAQLGKYSAEGESEEARKGMFVKGYTY, from the exons ATGGCCTGTGCAAGCTTCGCTAAGCTCAACGCGTCCTCCTCCCAGTGGATCGGACAGCAGTCCTTCTCCCAGCGCCACGCCCGCACCTCCGCCCCCTGCCGGGTCTCTCTCCCGATCCGCGCCGCCGCCGGTTACACCGATGAGCTCGTCCACACCGCC AAAACAATTGCATCTCCTGGTCGTGGAATCCTGGCCATTGATGAATCAAATGCTACCTGTGGAAAGAGATTGGCTTCTATTGGCTTAGACAACACTGAGACTAACCGACAAGCATACAGACAACTCCTGCTGACCACTCCCGGTCTCGGTGAATACATTTCTGGTGCCATTTTGTTTGAGGAGACCCTTTACCAATCAACAACTGATGGCAAGAAATTTGTGGACTGCTTGAAAGAGCAGAAAATTGTGCCGGGCATTAAAGTCGATAAG GGTTTGGTTCCCCTACCAGGATCGAACAATGAATCCTGGTGCCAAGGCTTGGATGGCTTAGCATCAAGATCTGCTGAGTACTACAAGCAAGGTGCCCGATTCGCCAAATG GCGAACAGTTGTCAGCATCCCATGTGGTCCTTCTGCTCTGGCTGTTAAGGAAGCTGCTTGGGGACTGGCAAGATATGCTGCTATTTCTCAG GACAACGGTCTTGTGCCTATTGTGGAACCAGAGATTCTTCTCGATGGGGACCACCCAATTGAGAGGACCCTTGAAGTGGCAGAGAAGGTGTGGTCAGAGGTGTTCTTGTACTTGGCCGAGAACAATGTTCTTTTTGAAGGAATCCTACTCAAGCCCAGCATGGTGACTCCAGGAGCCGAGCACAAGGAGAAGGCTTCTCCCGAGACCATTGCCAAATATACTCTCACTATGCTTAGGAGGAGAGTTCCTCCTGCTGTTCCAGGAATCATG TTCTTGTCTGGAGGACAGTCCGAGGCGGAGGCCACCTTGAACCTTAACGCGATGAACCAGAGCCCTAACCCGTGGCACGTATCCTTCTCGTATGCACGTGCCCTGCAGAATACCGTCCTCAAGACATGGCAGGGACAGCCAGAGAACATTGAACCTGCTCAGAAGGCTCTCTTGGTGAGGGCGAAGGCGAACTCGCTGGCCCAACTTGGGAAGTACTCCGCGGAGGGTGAGAGCGAGGAAGCCAGGAAAGGAATGTTCGTGAAAGGCTACACTTACTGA